In Chromobacterium rhizoryzae, one genomic interval encodes:
- a CDS encoding phosphoadenylyl-sulfate reductase, translating into MSLEAKLDATVACLRTIAAEHPDAVLANSYGAEDMVLTDLIARLGLGIAAFSLDTGRLPAETYDLMQRVEERYPSHPVAVYFPQSAAVEQYVALHGINGFYRSVDARKSCCQLRKLEPLRRALAGRSAWITGLRREQSPTRQDLQVSEYDADNGLQKFSPLLDWSEGEVWDYLRAHEVPYNALHDRHYPSIGCAPCTRAISVGEDVRAGRWWWENPDSKECGLHVKASPLKRPA; encoded by the coding sequence ATGAGCCTGGAAGCAAAACTGGACGCCACCGTCGCCTGCCTCAGGACGATCGCGGCCGAGCATCCGGACGCCGTGCTGGCCAACAGCTATGGCGCCGAGGACATGGTGCTGACCGATCTGATCGCCCGCCTGGGCCTGGGCATCGCGGCCTTCAGCCTGGACACCGGCCGCCTGCCGGCGGAAACCTACGACCTGATGCAGCGGGTGGAAGAGCGTTATCCCAGCCACCCCGTCGCCGTGTATTTCCCGCAGTCCGCCGCGGTGGAGCAGTATGTGGCCCTCCACGGCATCAACGGCTTTTACCGCAGCGTGGACGCGCGCAAGTCCTGTTGCCAGCTGCGCAAGCTGGAGCCGCTCAGGCGCGCGCTGGCCGGGCGGTCCGCCTGGATCACCGGGCTGCGGCGCGAACAGTCGCCGACGCGCCAGGATCTGCAGGTCAGCGAATACGACGCCGACAACGGTCTGCAAAAGTTCAGCCCGCTGCTGGACTGGAGCGAGGGCGAGGTCTGGGACTATCTGCGCGCGCACGAAGTGCCCTACAACGCCCTGCACGACCGCCATTACCCCTCCATCGGCTGCGCGCCCTGTACCCGGGCCATTTCGGTGGGCGAGGACGTCCGCGCCGGCCGCTGGTGGTGGGAAAACCCCGATTCCAAGGAATGCGGCCTGCACGTCAAGGCCAGCCCGTTGAAACGCCCGGCATAG
- the cysB gene encoding HTH-type transcriptional regulator CysB: MKLQQLRYLVEVAKQGLNVSEAAEKLHTSQPGISKQIRLLEDELGIQVFIRNGKRVVSVSEPGKEVLRISERILREAQNLKRVGDEFSKEAEGALTIATTHTQARYALPPAIAVFVRRYPKVRLSIKQGSPTQICEMVVSGEADLAIATEGIALYKELAMLPCYEWNRSIVVPEGHELTKLDRPLTLADIARYPIVTYDFAFAGRSKINKAFADQGLAPNVVLTAIDTDVIKTYVSLGLGIGIIASMAYEPERDINLQLLDAGHLFEPSTTKIGIRKDAYLRGFAYTFIELFAPHLHRREVEAALLARDPDSED; the protein is encoded by the coding sequence ATGAAGCTGCAACAACTGCGTTACTTGGTCGAGGTGGCCAAGCAAGGGCTGAACGTCTCGGAGGCCGCGGAAAAGCTGCACACCTCGCAACCGGGCATTTCCAAGCAAATCCGGCTGCTGGAGGACGAGTTGGGCATCCAGGTTTTCATCCGCAACGGCAAGCGGGTGGTCTCGGTGTCCGAGCCGGGCAAGGAGGTGCTGCGCATTTCCGAGCGCATTCTGCGCGAAGCGCAGAATCTGAAACGGGTCGGCGACGAATTCTCCAAGGAGGCGGAAGGCGCGCTGACCATCGCCACCACGCACACTCAGGCGCGCTACGCGCTGCCGCCGGCCATCGCTGTGTTCGTTCGACGTTACCCCAAGGTGAGGCTGTCGATCAAGCAGGGCAGCCCCACCCAGATCTGCGAAATGGTGGTGTCCGGCGAAGCCGACCTCGCCATCGCCACCGAAGGCATCGCCTTGTATAAGGAATTGGCGATGCTGCCCTGCTATGAATGGAACCGCTCCATCGTGGTGCCGGAAGGGCACGAGCTGACCAAGCTGGATCGCCCGCTGACGCTGGCGGACATCGCCCGCTACCCCATCGTCACCTACGACTTCGCCTTCGCCGGCCGCTCCAAGATCAACAAGGCCTTCGCCGATCAGGGCCTGGCGCCCAATGTGGTGCTGACCGCGATAGACACCGACGTGATCAAGACCTATGTCAGCCTGGGGCTGGGCATAGGCATCATCGCCAGCATGGCCTACGAGCCGGAGCGCGATATCAATCTGCAGCTGCTGGACGCCGGCCATCTGTTCGAGCCGTCCACCACCAAGATCGGCATCCGCAAGGACGCCTATCTGCGCGGCTTCGCCTACACCTTCATCGAACTGTTCGCGCCCCATCTGCACCGGCGCGAAGTCGAAGCCGCGCTGCTGGCGCGCGACCCGGACAGCGAGGATTGA
- the fabG gene encoding 3-oxoacyl-ACP reductase FabG, with protein sequence MRLKGKVSIITGAASGIGKATAEKFVKEGAVVAVCDLNLDAVNAVVEELQQAGGEAIGYKVDVTNKGQIADMVADLKNRRGRIDVLVNNAGIVMDAQLMKMTEDQFDKVIDINLKGVYNCARAVIDTMVEQGGGVILNASSVVGVYGNFGQTNYAASKFGVIGFVKTWAKELGKKGIRANAVCPGFVATPILQSMPEKVIQAMEDKVPMRRMADPTEIANVYAFLASDEASYINGAAIEVTGGLTL encoded by the coding sequence ATGCGCTTGAAAGGTAAAGTCTCCATCATCACCGGCGCCGCCAGCGGCATCGGCAAGGCGACCGCCGAGAAATTCGTAAAAGAAGGCGCAGTCGTCGCCGTTTGCGACCTCAATCTGGACGCGGTCAACGCGGTGGTCGAGGAGTTGCAGCAGGCCGGCGGCGAAGCCATAGGCTATAAGGTGGACGTGACCAATAAGGGCCAGATCGCCGACATGGTCGCCGACCTGAAAAACCGCCGCGGCCGCATCGACGTGCTGGTCAACAACGCCGGCATCGTCATGGACGCCCAGTTGATGAAAATGACCGAAGACCAGTTCGACAAGGTGATCGACATCAATCTGAAAGGCGTTTACAACTGTGCCCGCGCGGTGATCGACACCATGGTGGAGCAGGGCGGCGGCGTGATCCTGAACGCGTCCTCGGTGGTGGGCGTCTACGGCAACTTCGGCCAGACCAACTACGCGGCGTCCAAGTTCGGCGTCATCGGCTTCGTCAAGACCTGGGCGAAGGAGCTCGGCAAGAAGGGCATCCGCGCCAATGCGGTGTGTCCGGGCTTTGTCGCCACTCCCATCCTGCAATCGATGCCGGAAAAAGTGATCCAGGCGATGGAAGACAAGGTGCCGATGCGGCGCATGGCCGACCCGACAGAGATCGCCAACGTCTACGCCTTCCTGGCGTCCGACGAGGCCAGCTACATCAACGGCGCGGCCATCGAGGTGACAGGCGGCCTGACGCTCTGA
- a CDS encoding ABC-F family ATPase, with the protein MITTSNITMQFGVKPLFEKVSVKFGEGNRYGLIGANGSGKSTFMKILGGDLEQTSGEVAIENGLRLGKLRQDQFAYEDQRVIDVVMMGHTEMWAAMSERDAIYANPEASEDDYMHAAELEAKFAEYDGYTAEARAGELLMGVGIPVEQHAGPMSEVAPGWKLRVLLAQALFSNPDILLLDEPTNNLDINTIRWLEHVLNERNATMIIISHDRHFLNSVCTHMADLDYNTIRIYPGNYDDYMIASAQARERQLSSNSKAKERIQELQEFVARFSANKSKARQATSRLKQVDKLKSEMVEVKPSSRQNPFIRFEMDDKFKLHRQAVEVDHLNKAYDAKVLFKDLSLILEAGARLAVIGPNGAGKTSLVKLLAGAFNAPFAEGLSADRGSIKWAEKAQVGYFAQDHEADFDSDMTLTEWMREWGQEGDDEQVIRGTLGRLLFGGDEVGKPVRVLSGGEKGRMLYGKLILQKPNVMIMDEPTNHMDMESIESLNMALEKYKGTLVFVSHDRQFVSSLATHVLELDGKGGYDYYTGNYEDYLASKGLE; encoded by the coding sequence GTGATTACCACAAGCAACATTACCATGCAGTTTGGCGTCAAACCTTTGTTCGAAAAGGTTTCCGTCAAATTTGGCGAAGGCAACCGTTACGGCCTGATCGGCGCCAACGGTTCCGGCAAATCCACTTTTATGAAGATTCTGGGTGGCGACCTGGAGCAGACCAGCGGCGAGGTGGCCATCGAGAACGGTCTGCGCCTGGGTAAGCTGCGTCAGGATCAGTTCGCCTATGAAGATCAGCGCGTCATCGACGTGGTGATGATGGGCCACACCGAGATGTGGGCTGCGATGAGCGAACGCGACGCCATCTACGCCAACCCGGAGGCCAGCGAAGACGACTATATGCACGCGGCCGAACTGGAAGCCAAGTTCGCCGAATACGACGGCTACACCGCCGAGGCGCGCGCGGGCGAGCTGCTGATGGGCGTGGGCATTCCGGTGGAACAGCACGCCGGCCCGATGAGCGAAGTGGCGCCGGGCTGGAAGCTGCGCGTCTTGCTGGCGCAAGCCCTGTTCTCCAATCCGGACATCCTGTTGCTGGACGAACCGACCAACAACCTGGACATCAACACCATCCGCTGGCTGGAACACGTGCTCAACGAGCGCAACGCCACCATGATCATCATTTCGCACGACCGTCACTTCCTGAACTCGGTGTGCACCCATATGGCGGACTTGGACTACAACACCATCCGCATCTACCCGGGCAACTACGACGACTATATGATCGCGTCGGCTCAGGCAAGGGAGCGTCAGCTGTCGTCCAACAGCAAGGCCAAGGAGCGCATCCAGGAACTGCAGGAGTTCGTGGCCCGCTTCTCCGCCAACAAATCCAAGGCGCGTCAGGCGACCAGCCGACTGAAGCAGGTGGACAAGCTGAAGTCCGAAATGGTGGAAGTGAAGCCATCCAGCCGTCAGAACCCGTTCATCCGTTTTGAAATGGACGACAAGTTCAAGCTGCACCGTCAGGCGGTGGAGGTGGATCACCTGAACAAGGCTTACGACGCCAAGGTGCTGTTCAAGGATCTGAGCCTGATCCTGGAAGCCGGCGCCCGTCTGGCCGTCATCGGCCCCAACGGCGCGGGCAAGACCTCGCTGGTCAAGCTGCTGGCCGGCGCCTTCAACGCGCCGTTCGCCGAAGGCCTGAGCGCCGACCGCGGTTCGATCAAATGGGCGGAAAAAGCCCAGGTCGGCTATTTCGCCCAGGACCATGAAGCCGATTTCGACAGCGATATGACGCTGACCGAATGGATGCGCGAATGGGGCCAGGAAGGCGACGACGAGCAGGTGATCCGCGGCACGCTGGGCCGTCTGTTGTTCGGCGGCGACGAAGTGGGCAAGCCGGTGCGCGTGCTGTCCGGCGGCGAGAAGGGACGCATGCTGTACGGCAAGCTGATTCTGCAAAAGCCCAATGTGATGATCATGGACGAACCGACCAACCATATGGATATGGAATCGATCGAGTCCCTGAACATGGCGCTGGAGAAGTACAAGGGCACCCTGGTCTTCGTTTCCCACGATCGTCAGTTCGTCAGCTCGCTGGCGACGCACGTGCTGGAACTGGACGGCAAGGGCGGTTACGACTACTACACCGGCAACTACGAAGACTATCTGGCCAGTAAGGGCCTGGAGTAA
- the dapA gene encoding 4-hydroxy-tetrahydrodipicolinate synthase: MLTGSLVALVTPMSADGSVDYEALRRLVDFHIENGTDGIVAVGTTGESATLNVTEHIAVVKAVVEYAEGRVKVVAGAGGNSTAEAIELSHLSQEVGADYVLSVVPYYNKPTQEGLYQHFKAIADASKLPVILYNVPGRTVADMSNDTALRLAAHPNIVGLKDATGDIGRACDLVMRVPDGFTLYSGDDATGMAFMLCGGHGVISVTANIAPKSMSELCKAATSGNAKLAREINDKLQGLHKQLFIEPNPIPAKWALTRMNRIPSGIRLPLTPLSPDAQAAVEAAMKQADVL; the protein is encoded by the coding sequence ATGCTTACCGGCAGCTTGGTCGCCCTGGTCACCCCGATGTCCGCAGACGGCTCGGTGGACTACGAGGCACTGCGACGACTCGTCGATTTCCATATTGAGAATGGCACCGACGGCATTGTCGCGGTTGGCACCACGGGCGAATCCGCCACATTGAACGTGACCGAGCATATCGCCGTGGTCAAAGCGGTTGTCGAATACGCTGAAGGCCGCGTCAAAGTCGTCGCCGGCGCCGGCGGCAACTCCACGGCCGAAGCGATCGAGCTGAGCCACCTGTCCCAGGAGGTTGGCGCCGATTACGTGCTGTCCGTCGTGCCTTATTACAACAAGCCCACTCAGGAAGGTCTGTACCAGCATTTCAAAGCAATCGCCGACGCCAGCAAGCTGCCGGTCATTCTTTATAATGTGCCCGGCCGCACCGTTGCCGACATGAGCAACGACACCGCGCTGCGCCTGGCCGCCCACCCCAACATCGTCGGCCTGAAAGACGCCACCGGCGACATCGGCCGCGCCTGCGATCTGGTCATGCGCGTTCCGGACGGCTTCACCCTTTATTCCGGCGATGACGCCACCGGCATGGCCTTCATGCTGTGCGGCGGCCACGGCGTGATCTCGGTCACCGCCAACATCGCCCCCAAATCCATGAGCGAGCTGTGCAAAGCCGCCACCAGCGGCAACGCCAAGCTGGCTCGCGAGATCAACGACAAGCTGCAAGGCCTGCACAAGCAGCTGTTTATCGAACCCAACCCGATTCCGGCCAAGTGGGCGCTGACGCGGATGAACCGGATTCCCTCCGGCATCCGCCTGCCGCTGACTCCGCTCTCCCCCGACGCGCAAGCGGCCGTGGAAGCGGCGATGAAACAAGCCGACGTCCTTTAA
- the bamC gene encoding outer membrane protein assembly factor BamC — translation MKRTAPAAILLATGIIAGCSSQQPLTKKLDYQSDKPKTVNTLEVPPDLTAPQVQNKYTIPGAASAAAQGAKTDAPAQQPAAGSSVALNQLDNVKMERAGTQRWLVVSGKSPEQLWPALKAFWQDNGFVIKSEDPAVGVMETDWAENRAKLPNDGLRKLLETVGLGSVYSTGERDKFRIRLEKTANGTEVYFSHRGMEEVYADTTKTNTIWQPRATDPGLEAELLGRFMMNLGMAEDKAREQVKQTLSAPAKPQTPIVDGQLLLSDEFDRAWRRVGLALDRVGLVVSDRDRSQGVYFVKPAKSETDKNESSGFWSGLAFWKSDDGKSAKPTEQEYRVQIKETAPGSSTVSIQDKQGKPLSDAFSKAALSKLQTELQ, via the coding sequence ATGAAACGAACCGCGCCCGCCGCGATTCTGCTGGCAACTGGCATTATCGCCGGTTGCAGCTCGCAACAGCCGCTGACCAAAAAGCTGGACTACCAGTCCGACAAGCCCAAAACCGTCAACACTCTGGAAGTGCCGCCGGATCTGACCGCGCCGCAAGTCCAGAACAAATACACCATCCCAGGCGCCGCCAGCGCCGCCGCCCAGGGCGCCAAGACCGACGCGCCGGCGCAACAGCCGGCGGCCGGCAGCTCGGTCGCGCTGAACCAGCTGGACAACGTCAAGATGGAACGCGCCGGCACCCAGCGCTGGCTGGTTGTATCCGGCAAGAGCCCGGAACAGCTGTGGCCCGCGCTGAAAGCCTTCTGGCAGGACAACGGCTTCGTGATCAAGAGCGAAGACCCGGCCGTGGGCGTGATGGAAACGGATTGGGCGGAAAACCGCGCCAAACTGCCCAACGACGGCCTGCGCAAGCTGCTGGAAACCGTCGGCCTCGGCAGCGTCTACTCCACCGGCGAGCGCGACAAGTTCCGCATTCGTCTGGAAAAGACCGCCAACGGCACGGAAGTTTACTTCTCCCACCGCGGCATGGAAGAAGTCTATGCCGACACCACCAAGACCAATACCATCTGGCAGCCACGCGCCACCGACCCGGGCCTGGAAGCCGAGTTGCTGGGCCGCTTCATGATGAATCTGGGCATGGCGGAAGATAAAGCCCGCGAACAGGTCAAGCAGACGCTGAGCGCGCCGGCCAAGCCGCAAACCCCCATCGTAGACGGCCAGTTGCTGCTCAGCGACGAGTTCGACCGCGCTTGGCGCCGCGTCGGCCTGGCGCTGGACCGCGTCGGCCTGGTGGTCAGCGACCGCGACCGTTCCCAGGGCGTTTACTTCGTCAAACCGGCCAAGAGCGAAACCGACAAGAACGAGTCCAGCGGCTTCTGGTCCGGCCTCGCCTTCTGGAAGAGCGACGACGGCAAATCCGCCAAACCCACGGAGCAGGAATACCGCGTGCAGATCAAGGAAACCGCGCCCGGCTCCAGCACGGTGTCCATCCAGGACAAACAAGGCAAGCCGCTGTCGGACGCCTTCAGCAAGGCCGCGCTGTCCAAGCTGCAAACCGAGCTGCAATAA
- a CDS encoding ribosomal protein uL16 3-hydroxylase has product MNTTTLLGGMSPEQFLAEYWHKKPLLIRGALTEVGPLADFSVLSQLATREDAESRLIECRNGRWSLERGPFRPARFRRLPETDWTLLVQGVNQHLPHIDELLWRFNFIPYARLDDLMISYAPPGGTVGPHFDAYDVFLLQVGGRKRWQISTQHDDDFIEDAPIRVLKDFRCEQEFVLEHGDMLYLPPKCAHHGVALDPGMTYSIGFRAPPAQELATQFLVHLQDRICAEGVYADPGLKLQQDPARIGDEMVEQVSRLLEQIRWDKAAVGDFLGHYLTEPKAHVFYDAPEEELDEAEFESEATLRGLELDRKSQILFCGDSFYCNGEKLEAAEEDFAAWRVFANARSIAGAALGPGMQECLYEGYLAGYWHLATNVAK; this is encoded by the coding sequence ATGAACACAACAACTTTGCTGGGCGGGATGTCGCCCGAACAGTTCCTCGCCGAGTACTGGCATAAGAAGCCTTTGCTGATCCGCGGCGCCCTGACCGAAGTGGGGCCGCTGGCGGATTTTTCGGTGCTGTCGCAACTGGCGACCCGCGAAGACGCGGAGTCGCGTCTGATTGAATGCCGCAACGGCCGCTGGAGCCTGGAGCGCGGTCCGTTCCGCCCGGCGCGTTTCCGCCGGTTGCCGGAGACGGACTGGACCTTGCTGGTGCAGGGCGTTAACCAGCATCTGCCGCATATCGACGAGCTGCTGTGGCGCTTCAACTTCATTCCCTACGCGCGGCTGGACGATCTGATGATCAGCTACGCGCCGCCGGGCGGCACCGTGGGACCGCATTTCGACGCCTACGACGTATTCCTCTTGCAAGTGGGCGGGCGCAAGCGCTGGCAGATCTCCACCCAGCACGACGACGACTTCATCGAAGACGCGCCGATCCGGGTGCTGAAGGACTTCCGTTGCGAGCAGGAGTTCGTGCTGGAGCACGGCGACATGCTCTATCTGCCGCCCAAGTGCGCGCATCACGGCGTGGCGCTGGACCCGGGCATGACTTATTCGATCGGCTTCCGCGCGCCGCCGGCGCAGGAACTGGCGACGCAATTCCTGGTGCATCTGCAGGACCGCATCTGCGCGGAAGGCGTGTATGCCGATCCCGGGCTCAAGCTGCAGCAGGACCCGGCGCGGATCGGCGACGAGATGGTGGAGCAGGTCAGCCGTCTGCTGGAGCAGATCCGTTGGGACAAGGCCGCGGTGGGGGACTTCCTGGGCCACTATCTGACCGAACCCAAGGCGCATGTATTTTACGACGCGCCGGAAGAGGAGTTGGACGAGGCCGAATTCGAGAGCGAAGCGACATTGCGCGGACTGGAACTGGACCGCAAGAGCCAGATCCTGTTCTGTGGCGACAGTTTCTATTGCAACGGCGAGAAACTGGAGGCCGCGGAAGAGGATTTCGCCGCTTGGCGCGTCTTCGCCAATGCCAGAAGCATTGCCGGCGCGGCGCTTGGGCCTGGCATGCAGGAATGTTTGTACGAGGGATACCTGGCAGGCTATTGGCATTTGGCGACGAATGTAGCAAAATAA
- a CDS encoding FKBP-type peptidyl-prolyl cis-trans isomerase, with amino-acid sequence MQISKNTVVTLHYEMFDADNNLLDKTEEPISYLHGGYDGIFPLVEEALEGKAVGDAIDVKMTPDDAFGDPEEELIRLEDLDVFPADVEVGMMFEADDPETGDVLLFRVTDIADGKAVVDANHPLAGQSIRFTAKVVEIRAASADEVSHGHAHGEHGHHH; translated from the coding sequence ATGCAAATCTCCAAAAACACCGTCGTGACCCTCCACTACGAGATGTTCGACGCTGACAACAACCTCCTCGACAAGACCGAAGAGCCGATCAGCTATCTGCACGGTGGCTACGACGGCATCTTCCCGCTGGTGGAAGAAGCTTTGGAAGGCAAGGCCGTTGGCGACGCCATCGACGTCAAGATGACGCCGGACGACGCTTTCGGCGACCCGGAAGAAGAACTGATCCGCTTGGAAGACCTGGACGTGTTCCCGGCTGACGTCGAAGTCGGCATGATGTTCGAAGCCGACGATCCGGAAACCGGCGACGTGCTGCTGTTCCGCGTCACCGACATCGCCGACGGCAAGGCCGTGGTCGACGCCAACCACCCGCTGGCCGGCCAGAGCATCCGCTTCACCGCCAAGGTAGTGGAAATCCGCGCCGCCAGCGCCGATGAAGTCAGCCATGGTCATGCCCACGGCGAGCACGGCCACCACCATTGA
- a CDS encoding phosphatase PAP2 family protein, with amino-acid sequence MWFKLSCLRRLWPALLLSPLAVLLAVSPDFNRELFLILHEAGRVAPGAFWRLLSVLGDWPTVLALLLALSWRRPDKLPALLVGCGVGVFLAIVLKAGFAVPRPPLALPPGSVQLLDDLPGNGSFPSGHAMASATLASFLYYSGVLRRGALLTAAVALVMLSRLAIGVHWPLDVTVGALLGWASMCAACRWAWPRGWPAGLSARLQSLMLPALALQLLWLLYKPGSHEEYGLRLAVCALVLAAGCWRWRRARLG; translated from the coding sequence ATGTGGTTTAAGTTGTCCTGTTTGCGCCGGCTGTGGCCGGCGTTGTTGTTATCGCCGCTGGCTGTCCTGCTGGCAGTGTCCCCGGATTTCAATCGAGAATTGTTTCTGATCCTGCATGAGGCCGGCCGCGTCGCGCCCGGCGCGTTCTGGCGTCTGTTGAGCGTGCTGGGCGACTGGCCCACGGTGCTGGCCCTGCTGCTGGCCTTGAGCTGGCGGCGGCCGGACAAGCTGCCGGCCTTGTTGGTGGGCTGCGGCGTCGGCGTGTTTCTGGCCATCGTGCTCAAGGCGGGCTTCGCCGTGCCGCGACCGCCGTTGGCGCTGCCGCCGGGCTCGGTGCAATTGCTGGATGATTTGCCCGGCAACGGCTCTTTCCCCTCCGGCCATGCGATGGCATCCGCCACGCTGGCGAGTTTTCTTTATTATTCAGGCGTCTTGCGCCGCGGAGCCTTGCTGACGGCGGCCGTGGCCTTGGTGATGCTGTCGCGCTTGGCGATAGGCGTGCACTGGCCGCTGGATGTGACGGTGGGCGCCTTGCTGGGATGGGCGTCCATGTGCGCCGCTTGCCGCTGGGCCTGGCCTCGGGGATGGCCGGCGGGCTTGAGCGCGCGGCTGCAGTCGCTGATGCTGCCGGCCTTGGCGCTGCAGCTGCTGTGGCTGTTGTACAAGCCGGGCAGCCATGAGGAATACGGCCTGAGGCTGGCGGTGTGCGCGCTGGTGCTGGCCGCGGGTTGTTGGCGCTGGCGGCGCGCGCGCTTGGGATAG
- the prmC gene encoding peptide chain release factor N(5)-glutamine methyltransferase gives MTIAEALRLYPLPRLEARMLLQQAAPGLTHARIVAYPEQTLSAEQEACFRALAARRAAGEPVAYLIGRREFYGRDFTVGPQVLIPRPETEHLIEAALQRFGDRAARVVDLGTGSGAIAATLALEAPAWRVCAVDLSPEALAIARGNAERLGARVDFYQGSWYQALPENAVFDLIVSNPPYIQRNDEHLGQGDVRFEPRMALTDEADGLDCLRAIAADAPRRLAPGGGLIVEHGYDQGAAVRGLFADAGLLQVETIVDLAGLDRITLATMKAD, from the coding sequence CTGACGATAGCCGAGGCGCTGCGCCTATACCCCTTGCCCCGCCTGGAAGCCCGCATGCTATTGCAGCAGGCGGCGCCGGGGCTGACTCACGCCCGCATCGTGGCCTACCCGGAACAGACGCTGAGTGCGGAACAGGAGGCGTGTTTCCGCGCGCTCGCCGCCCGGCGCGCCGCCGGCGAGCCGGTGGCCTATTTGATCGGCCGGCGAGAGTTCTACGGCCGCGATTTCACCGTGGGCCCGCAGGTATTGATCCCCCGGCCGGAAACCGAGCACTTGATCGAGGCGGCCTTGCAGCGGTTTGGCGACCGCGCCGCCCGCGTCGTCGACCTGGGCACCGGCAGCGGCGCCATCGCCGCGACGCTGGCGCTGGAGGCGCCGGCATGGCGGGTCTGCGCCGTTGATCTGTCGCCGGAGGCGCTGGCCATCGCGCGCGGCAACGCGGAACGCCTGGGCGCGCGCGTCGATTTTTATCAGGGCAGCTGGTATCAAGCCTTGCCCGAGAACGCGGTCTTCGATCTCATCGTGTCCAATCCGCCGTATATACAGCGTAACGACGAACACCTGGGGCAGGGGGATGTGCGCTTCGAGCCGCGGATGGCGCTGACCGACGAGGCCGATGGGCTGGACTGTCTGCGCGCCATCGCCGCCGACGCGCCGCGACGGCTGGCGCCGGGCGGCGGCTTGATCGTCGAGCACGGCTACGACCAGGGCGCGGCGGTGCGCGGGCTTTTCGCCGACGCGGGTTTGCTGCAAGTGGAAACCATTGTCGATCTGGCGGGTCTGGATCGAATCACCCTTGCAACGATGAAAGCTGACTGA